In Halomarina salina, one DNA window encodes the following:
- a CDS encoding Hvo_1808 family surface protein: MRRPAVCCAVLVVLSVLAGCSLPSIGPSTPDPNEGLGYEAGYNATDSLPVTTGDGLNASERDAVLARTMARVEEVRGLEFEETVTVELVTREEYQSGDAGTPGAGERALVNQRWEALFTVGEDADATAAYDTVFGDSVVGFYSNGRIVIVSDSETPTLDTRTLAHELLHALQDQHLGFGPRTPTFDGSRAREGLVEGDANYVESLYSERCESEWDCLARPDGPDAPGSFNRGIYQAIIQPYVDGPAFVRAIHDRGGWEAVNDAYEQFPDSTEQTIHPARYPDEPVADVTVADESADDWTRLGRDPPTDRLGEVGVYTMLQTNGVLEDHQRYDYSHPASTGWAGDQLVPYRNAETGESAYVWRLAWDSEGDAREFVGAYRDLLTSKNATRPAGDVYVVPSGPYADAFRVTRDGATVTVVNAPTRADLDAVHGSG; encoded by the coding sequence ATGCGACGCCCCGCAGTCTGCTGTGCGGTCCTCGTCGTCCTGTCCGTCCTCGCCGGCTGTTCGCTCCCGAGCATCGGGCCGTCGACGCCCGACCCGAACGAGGGGCTGGGCTACGAGGCGGGCTACAACGCCACCGACTCGCTCCCGGTGACGACGGGCGACGGCCTCAACGCGAGCGAACGCGACGCGGTGCTCGCCCGGACGATGGCCCGTGTCGAGGAGGTTCGCGGGCTGGAGTTCGAGGAGACGGTGACGGTCGAACTGGTGACCCGCGAGGAGTACCAGTCGGGCGACGCCGGGACGCCCGGAGCGGGCGAACGCGCTCTGGTCAACCAGCGCTGGGAGGCGCTGTTCACCGTCGGCGAGGACGCGGACGCCACCGCCGCCTACGACACCGTCTTCGGCGACTCGGTCGTCGGCTTCTACTCGAACGGGCGCATCGTCATCGTCAGCGACAGCGAGACGCCGACGCTCGACACCCGGACGCTCGCTCACGAACTGCTCCACGCGCTGCAGGACCAGCACCTCGGGTTCGGGCCGCGCACGCCGACGTTCGACGGGTCGCGCGCCCGCGAGGGCCTCGTCGAGGGCGACGCCAACTACGTCGAGTCGCTGTACAGCGAGCGCTGCGAGAGCGAGTGGGACTGCCTCGCCCGGCCCGACGGTCCCGACGCGCCGGGGTCGTTCAACCGCGGCATCTACCAGGCCATCATCCAGCCGTACGTCGACGGCCCGGCGTTCGTCCGCGCCATCCACGACCGGGGCGGCTGGGAGGCGGTGAACGACGCGTACGAACAGTTCCCCGACAGCACCGAACAGACCATCCACCCCGCACGCTACCCCGACGAACCGGTCGCCGACGTGACCGTCGCCGACGAGTCGGCCGACGACTGGACGCGCCTCGGCCGCGACCCGCCGACCGACCGACTCGGCGAGGTGGGCGTCTACACCATGCTCCAGACGAACGGCGTGCTGGAGGACCACCAGCGGTACGACTACTCCCACCCCGCCTCGACGGGCTGGGCCGGCGACCAGCTCGTCCCCTACCGGAACGCGGAGACGGGCGAGAGCGCTTACGTCTGGCGACTGGCGTGGGACTCCGAGGGCGACGCCCGCGAGTTCGTGGGCGCGTATCGCGACCTCCTGACCTCGAAGAACGCGACGCGTCCCGCTGGCGACGTCTACGTCGTCCCGTCCGGACCGTACGCCGACGCCTTCCGGGTGACGCGCGACGGCGCGACGGTCACCGTCGTCAACGCGCCGACGCGCGCCGACCTGGACGCGGTCCACGGGAGCGGGTGA
- a CDS encoding Hvo_1808 family surface protein, which translates to MRRPALLAVALAVLTVLAPATALATPDSVPTSDVASDSVQDGAPSDPDSDVLGWENGYWYNESIDVDPSDGLDDGELDAVVARAMARVEEVRQLEFEQDVPVEIYTREELQEETNQRSSNTSAKDRLHQNVKYEAMFMVNESTDAVSVQQANQGATVGGYYSPTEDRIVVVSENSESPQLNEVTLSQELFHALQDQQFDIESFDQSTREQHNAIDGILEGDGNYVDYLYEQRCGSPEDTQNGWGNCLTDTAGSSNGSGASQAPPSWGLYLTIYQPYSDGPAFVRAIHESGGWEAVNAIYENPPASTEQTIHPEKYEQDAPTQVNITDRSNEQWNVLDLEGSVDYAEFGEAGLAAMFMAPSFETQFTGGLLGPRDIYNLNGSNQVDSFDPLKYEQPWTSGWDGDKLLPYVTEDSASTNETGYVWKMHWDSPEEAQEFREGYQLLLQYEGATQAGQNTWVVEDGGFADAFHVTVDGNTTTIVNAPTVDDLSGVDSSITVQAVQNGTDTTSNGTDGDTSEGGENGTADAVTTTDSSDGSGPGFGVVVAVLALLTVAALARRE; encoded by the coding sequence ATGCGACGCCCTGCACTGCTGGCGGTCGCCCTCGCGGTGCTCACGGTGCTGGCACCCGCGACGGCGCTCGCCACCCCCGATTCGGTCCCCACGAGCGACGTGGCCTCCGACTCGGTCCAAGACGGAGCGCCCTCCGACCCCGACTCCGACGTCCTCGGCTGGGAGAACGGTTACTGGTACAACGAGAGCATCGACGTGGACCCGAGCGACGGCCTCGACGACGGTGAACTCGACGCCGTCGTCGCGCGGGCGATGGCCCGCGTCGAGGAGGTCCGCCAGCTGGAGTTCGAACAGGACGTTCCGGTCGAGATCTACACCCGCGAAGAGCTTCAGGAGGAGACGAACCAGCGGTCGAGCAACACCTCCGCGAAGGACCGTCTCCACCAGAACGTGAAGTACGAGGCGATGTTCATGGTCAACGAGTCCACAGACGCCGTCTCCGTCCAGCAGGCGAACCAGGGGGCGACGGTCGGCGGCTACTACAGCCCCACCGAGGACCGCATCGTCGTCGTCTCGGAGAACAGCGAGTCCCCGCAGTTGAACGAGGTGACGCTCTCCCAGGAGCTGTTCCACGCGCTGCAGGACCAGCAGTTCGACATCGAGTCGTTCGACCAGTCGACCCGCGAGCAGCACAACGCTATCGACGGTATCCTCGAGGGTGACGGCAACTACGTCGACTACCTCTACGAACAGCGGTGTGGCTCCCCCGAGGACACCCAGAACGGCTGGGGCAACTGTCTCACCGATACGGCGGGGAGTTCGAACGGCTCCGGCGCGAGCCAGGCCCCGCCGAGCTGGGGGCTCTACCTGACCATCTACCAGCCGTACAGCGACGGCCCGGCGTTCGTCCGCGCCATCCACGAGAGCGGTGGCTGGGAGGCGGTCAACGCCATCTACGAGAACCCGCCCGCCTCGACCGAGCAGACCATCCACCCCGAGAAGTACGAGCAGGACGCGCCGACGCAGGTCAACATCACCGACCGGTCGAACGAGCAGTGGAACGTCCTCGACCTGGAGGGGAGCGTCGACTACGCGGAGTTCGGCGAGGCCGGCCTCGCCGCGATGTTCATGGCTCCCTCGTTCGAGACGCAGTTCACCGGCGGGCTGCTCGGTCCCCGCGACATCTACAACCTGAACGGGTCGAACCAGGTCGACTCGTTCGACCCCCTGAAGTACGAACAGCCGTGGACGAGCGGCTGGGACGGCGACAAGCTCCTGCCGTACGTCACCGAGGACTCGGCGTCGACCAACGAGACGGGCTACGTCTGGAAGATGCACTGGGACTCCCCCGAGGAGGCCCAGGAGTTCCGTGAGGGCTACCAGCTCCTCCTCCAGTACGAGGGGGCGACCCAGGCCGGCCAGAACACGTGGGTCGTCGAAGACGGCGGCTTCGCCGACGCGTTCCACGTCACCGTCGACGGGAACACGACGACCATCGTCAACGCGCCGACCGTCGACGACCTCTCGGGCGTCGACAGTTCCATCACGGTCCAGGCGGTGCAGAACGGCACCGACACGACGAGTAACGGCACCGACGGTGACACGAGCGAGGGTGGCGAGAACGGGACGGCTGACGCCGTCACGACCACCGACTCCTCCGACGGCTCCGGTCCCGGCTTCGGCGTCGTCGTCGCGGTGCTCGCCCTGCTGACCGTCGCGGCGCTCGCCCGACGCGAGTAA
- a CDS encoding cysteine hydrolase family protein, translating to MELDPTSTAVVVVDMQNGFCHPDGTLYAPGSEEALDPVTGVVDRVREAGGRVVYTRDVHPPEQFDGNHYYDEFDRWGEHVVEGTWEADLHEDLDVREDDHIVEKHTYDAFYETELEGWLRAHGVDDLLLCGTLANVCVLHTAGSAGLRDFRPLLVEDAIGALEPDHREYALDHADWLFGEVVTLDDGTFD from the coding sequence ATGGAACTCGACCCCACCTCGACGGCGGTGGTCGTCGTCGACATGCAGAACGGCTTCTGTCACCCCGACGGAACCCTCTACGCGCCCGGTAGCGAGGAGGCGCTCGACCCCGTCACCGGCGTCGTCGACCGGGTCCGCGAGGCGGGCGGCCGCGTCGTCTACACCCGCGACGTCCACCCGCCGGAGCAGTTCGACGGCAACCACTACTACGACGAGTTCGACCGCTGGGGCGAACACGTCGTCGAGGGGACCTGGGAGGCCGACCTGCACGAGGACCTCGACGTCCGCGAGGACGACCACATCGTCGAGAAACACACCTACGACGCGTTCTACGAGACGGAACTGGAGGGCTGGCTCCGGGCGCACGGCGTCGACGACCTGCTGCTCTGCGGGACGCTGGCGAACGTCTGCGTCCTCCACACCGCCGGGAGCGCGGGACTTCGGGACTTCCGCCCGCTGCTCGTCGAGGACGCCATCGGTGCGCTCGAACCCGACCACCGGGAGTACGCGCTGGACCACGCCGACTGGCTGTTCGGCGAGGTGGTGACGCTGGACGACGGGACCTTCGACTGA
- a CDS encoding DUF7282 domain-containing protein, whose amino-acid sequence MRRPPSTAVLACCCLLVLATVPFPVSAHSNHLTATSQVSAEGSVVVESVFASQPAHLVVHADDGGELGEALGSTRLAARGMQRNVEVAVDDDAWRDWGENRTVWVALHATDGDGKYDADDPVFTLFDEPVAERIAVGKGEAALVTGRGYLGQSTASSALSVGRATLPEDGLLVVRDDETDAVVGTRALPAGTHEDVTVDLNASYVASQSGSFTVRTQLYRDDGDGTLGDADRPILAGEVPVQTVLPVTVAESGANGTDSGANTPTPPSINTPDETAAGGDSSPTAGESSPTAGTPSAAAQNGSTDSGGVGPGFGVVAALTALVALVPLVWFGSRNRR is encoded by the coding sequence ATGCGCCGCCCGCCCTCCACCGCGGTCCTCGCCTGCTGCTGTCTCCTCGTCCTGGCGACGGTCCCGTTCCCGGTCAGCGCCCACTCGAACCACCTCACGGCGACCAGCCAGGTGTCGGCCGAGGGGAGCGTCGTCGTCGAGTCCGTCTTCGCCTCCCAGCCAGCACACCTGGTGGTCCACGCGGACGACGGCGGCGAACTCGGCGAGGCGCTCGGGTCGACCCGACTCGCCGCCAGAGGCATGCAGCGCAACGTCGAGGTGGCCGTCGACGACGACGCCTGGCGGGACTGGGGCGAGAACCGGACGGTGTGGGTCGCGCTCCACGCCACCGACGGCGACGGCAAGTACGACGCCGACGACCCGGTGTTCACGCTGTTCGACGAGCCAGTCGCCGAGCGCATCGCGGTCGGCAAGGGCGAGGCCGCCCTCGTCACCGGACGTGGCTACCTCGGCCAGTCGACGGCCAGCTCCGCCCTCTCGGTCGGCCGAGCGACGCTCCCCGAGGACGGGCTGCTGGTCGTCCGCGACGACGAGACGGACGCGGTGGTCGGCACGCGCGCCCTCCCTGCGGGCACGCACGAGGACGTCACCGTCGACCTGAACGCCTCGTACGTCGCGTCGCAGTCGGGGTCGTTCACCGTCCGGACGCAACTGTACCGCGACGACGGCGACGGGACGCTGGGCGACGCCGACCGACCGATACTCGCCGGCGAGGTGCCGGTCCAGACGGTGCTTCCGGTGACCGTCGCCGAGAGCGGGGCGAACGGGACCGACTCGGGGGCGAACACACCGACGCCGCCCAGCATCAACACGCCCGACGAGACGGCGGCGGGAGGGGACTCGTCGCCGACCGCGGGCGAATCGTCACCGACCGCTGGCACTCCCTCGGCCGCAGCACAGAATGGGTCGACCGACTCCGGCGGCGTCGGGCCGGGGTTCGGCGTCGTCGCCGCCCTGACGGCCCTGGTCGCGCTCGTCCCCCTCGTCTGGTTCGGCTCTCGAAACCGCCGCTGA
- a CDS encoding ATP-grasp domain-containing protein yields the protein MLRLAVCTDAETLARIRDPLAERDIQVEYVRPDERTFALGDDPTDLGAFDVGLVYPTRLAEGGVVDAVLDVPWVNDREAVLRSRHKGEALARLARAGVSVPESVVVSNPTDDGALREAFERFDAPVVVKPNSTTRGTGVTKVHDVDSFLGVTDYLSLVHDYRATGDKSFLVQEYLPDATDYRAMVVDGDCVGAVERRLPDEAREAGQWKHNVHRGARAEGVSLPDDLRRVAEDAAAALDVDYLGVDLLVTDDRVVVGETNARPTVDDETKYDDGFYDDLAALVRSRVT from the coding sequence ATGCTCCGCCTCGCAGTCTGCACCGATGCAGAGACCCTCGCCCGTATCCGCGACCCGCTGGCCGAGCGAGATATCCAGGTCGAGTACGTCCGGCCCGACGAGCGGACGTTCGCGCTCGGCGACGACCCGACCGACCTCGGCGCGTTCGACGTGGGACTGGTCTACCCCACTCGACTCGCGGAGGGTGGCGTCGTCGACGCGGTGCTCGACGTACCGTGGGTGAACGACCGCGAGGCGGTGCTGCGCTCCCGGCACAAGGGTGAGGCGCTGGCCCGCCTCGCTCGCGCCGGGGTGTCCGTTCCCGAGTCGGTGGTCGTCTCGAACCCGACCGACGACGGAGCGCTCCGCGAGGCGTTCGAGCGGTTCGACGCTCCCGTCGTGGTCAAGCCGAACTCGACGACGCGGGGGACGGGCGTCACGAAAGTCCACGACGTGGACTCCTTCCTCGGCGTCACCGACTACCTCTCGCTGGTCCACGACTACCGCGCGACCGGCGACAAGTCCTTTCTCGTCCAGGAGTACCTGCCCGATGCGACCGACTACCGGGCGATGGTGGTCGACGGCGACTGCGTCGGCGCGGTCGAACGTCGCCTGCCCGACGAGGCACGCGAGGCGGGACAGTGGAAGCACAACGTCCACCGGGGGGCGCGGGCCGAGGGCGTCTCGCTCCCCGACGACCTGCGACGGGTCGCTGAGGACGCCGCGGCGGCGCTCGACGTGGACTATCTCGGCGTGGACCTCCTCGTGACCGACGACCGGGTCGTCGTCGGCGAGACGAACGCCCGGCCGACCGTCGACGACGAGACGAAGTACGACGACGGGTTCTACGACGACCTCGCGGCGCTGGTTCGCTCGCGCGTGACGTGA
- a CDS encoding 50S ribosomal protein L16 gives MSDKPASMYRDIDKPPYTRREYITGIPGSKIAQHKMGDIEADPDDYPVQISLIVEESVQLRHGSLEASRLSANRHLIKELGEKNYKMILRKFPHQVLRENKQATGAGADRVSDGMRQSFGKIVGTAARVHEGEQLFTAWCTPDQAPVVKDAFRRAYNKITPPCRIKVERGEELLVS, from the coding sequence ATGTCCGATAAACCTGCCTCGATGTACCGGGACATCGACAAGCCGCCATACACCCGGCGAGAGTACATTACGGGGATTCCCGGCTCGAAGATCGCCCAGCACAAGATGGGCGACATCGAGGCCGACCCCGACGACTACCCGGTCCAGATCAGCCTCATCGTCGAAGAGTCCGTCCAGCTTCGACACGGCTCGCTGGAGGCCTCGCGCCTCTCGGCGAACCGCCACCTCATCAAGGAGCTGGGCGAGAAGAACTACAAGATGATCCTCCGGAAGTTCCCCCACCAGGTGCTCCGGGAGAACAAGCAGGCGACCGGCGCGGGTGCGGACCGTGTCTCCGACGGGATGCGCCAGTCGTTCGGGAAGATCGTCGGCACCGCAGCGCGCGTCCACGAGGGCGAACAGCTGTTCACCGCGTGGTGTACGCCCGATCAGGCGCCCGTCGTCAAGGACGCCTTCCGCCGCGCGTACAACAAGATCACGCCGCCGTGCCGCATCAAGGTCGAACGCGGCGAGGAACTCCTCGTCTCGTAG
- a CDS encoding matrixin family metalloprotease translates to MRTRVAVLAVLLCIVVAGCSAPVSLPEPGEGDVETPGDATQPPRTGSTPDDGSDGDGEERDVRDAAWNDGSTPVPAVDNPYDEETLTVAVDDANVSAGRDVRPAVRDALDFWEANSRHYAGYAVDYRLLDEDSDTSDADLVVQFVDDIRDCGREQHVAGCAPYITRGPVDRPAVVRIKTGFDANSTTLVLEHELGHTLGLGHDDEPSEVMAGETMLTTQPKTDATDRELAWNHSTLSVYVDYGDADDRQATERQVAAALGYFEDGAEGTVPENVSFVRVDDPGRADVVVRFADDLQCGTRRGSCGRVEGYDPDGDGRLETYSKLEVTIANLDTEAVAWHVARWVGRGLSLDSDAEYPEPLRETTSAAERRTEWWR, encoded by the coding sequence ATGAGAACACGGGTCGCCGTTCTCGCCGTCCTCCTGTGTATCGTCGTCGCGGGCTGTTCGGCTCCCGTCTCCCTCCCCGAACCGGGCGAGGGTGACGTGGAGACGCCCGGTGACGCCACCCAACCGCCGCGAACCGGCTCGACGCCGGACGACGGCTCCGACGGCGACGGCGAGGAACGGGACGTGCGGGACGCCGCGTGGAACGACGGGTCGACGCCCGTCCCCGCCGTCGACAACCCGTACGACGAGGAGACGCTGACCGTCGCCGTCGACGACGCGAACGTCTCGGCCGGCCGCGACGTCCGCCCGGCCGTCCGCGACGCGCTCGACTTCTGGGAGGCGAACTCGCGCCACTACGCGGGCTACGCCGTCGACTACCGACTGCTGGACGAGGATAGCGACACCAGCGACGCGGACCTCGTGGTGCAGTTCGTCGACGACATCCGCGACTGCGGGCGCGAACAGCACGTCGCTGGCTGTGCGCCGTACATCACCCGCGGTCCGGTCGACCGGCCCGCAGTCGTGCGCATCAAGACGGGCTTCGACGCGAACTCGACGACGCTCGTCCTCGAACACGAACTCGGTCACACGCTGGGACTCGGCCACGACGACGAACCCAGCGAGGTGATGGCGGGCGAGACGATGCTCACGACCCAGCCGAAGACCGACGCGACCGACCGCGAACTCGCGTGGAACCACTCGACGCTCTCGGTGTACGTCGACTACGGCGACGCCGACGACCGGCAGGCGACCGAGCGCCAGGTGGCCGCCGCACTCGGCTACTTCGAGGACGGCGCCGAGGGGACCGTCCCCGAGAACGTCTCGTTCGTCCGGGTCGACGACCCCGGCCGGGCGGACGTCGTGGTCCGGTTCGCGGACGACCTGCAGTGTGGGACCCGCCGTGGGTCGTGCGGTCGGGTGGAGGGGTACGACCCCGACGGCGACGGCCGACTGGAGACGTACTCGAAACTGGAGGTCACCATCGCGAACCTCGACACCGAGGCCGTCGCCTGGCACGTCGCCCGGTGGGTCGGCCGCGGCCTGAGCCTCGATAGCGACGCGGAGTACCCCGAACCGCTCCGGGAGACGACCTCCGCCGCCGAGCGCCGCACCGAGTGGTGGCGCTGA
- a CDS encoding DUF7405 family protein, with amino-acid sequence MVSGDLPRREFLKGVVALGGASALSACLDVVGRGDDREPVPTGTDPASLPRRQFAWNDRIRHDEHGNDLLPEHQVLWYLTLPSDGPPDADARQGVETALSTLDRAYERSNEGLVYSVGYSPSYFDRFDESLPESVDLLPPRRLSAFEQPTLDTQDALLHLVSDRADVLLEAEEALRGEVEEANGVTVETALTDVLDLDDRRTGFVGPGLPHQKAEETQLNGVPEDNPIPEESPLFMGFAAGFQQNQATEDYVALDEGPFAGGTTKHVANIRQRLDDWYVEQEFDERVMEMFSPQHGDQNLVEGVGENLEDDSGIDQFLDSVVEDAKEYGRVGHAQKAARANRDDEGNVRLLRRHFESTDDDVASLHFPSLQRGISTFEEVRTAMNGEDATQATPAVRQRVNNGILEYIFVRNRGNFLIPPRELRSLPTPTGSETQ; translated from the coding sequence ATGGTCTCGGGAGACCTGCCGCGCCGTGAGTTCCTCAAGGGCGTCGTCGCGCTCGGCGGTGCGAGCGCGCTGTCGGCGTGTCTCGACGTCGTCGGCCGTGGCGACGACCGTGAGCCCGTCCCGACCGGCACCGACCCCGCGTCGCTCCCGCGCCGCCAGTTCGCGTGGAACGACCGTATCCGCCACGACGAGCACGGCAACGACCTCCTCCCGGAACACCAGGTGCTGTGGTACCTGACGCTCCCGAGCGACGGTCCGCCCGACGCCGACGCACGGCAGGGCGTCGAGACGGCGCTGTCGACGCTCGACCGTGCCTACGAACGCTCGAACGAGGGGCTCGTCTACTCCGTCGGCTACTCGCCGTCGTACTTCGACCGGTTCGACGAGTCGCTGCCCGAGAGCGTCGACCTGCTCCCGCCGCGTCGCCTCTCGGCGTTCGAACAGCCGACGCTCGACACGCAGGACGCGCTGCTCCACCTCGTCAGCGACCGGGCCGACGTCCTCCTCGAAGCCGAGGAAGCGCTGCGGGGGGAGGTCGAGGAGGCCAACGGCGTGACCGTCGAGACGGCGCTGACCGACGTGCTCGACCTCGACGACCGTCGGACGGGGTTCGTCGGTCCCGGCCTCCCCCATCAGAAGGCCGAGGAGACGCAGTTGAACGGCGTCCCGGAGGACAACCCCATCCCGGAGGAGTCGCCGCTGTTCATGGGGTTCGCCGCCGGGTTCCAGCAGAACCAGGCGACGGAGGACTACGTCGCCCTCGACGAGGGGCCGTTCGCGGGCGGGACGACGAAGCACGTCGCCAACATCCGCCAGCGACTCGACGACTGGTACGTCGAACAGGAGTTCGACGAGCGCGTGATGGAGATGTTCAGCCCGCAGCACGGCGACCAGAACCTCGTCGAGGGCGTCGGCGAGAACCTCGAAGACGACAGCGGTATCGACCAGTTCCTCGACAGCGTCGTCGAGGACGCGAAGGAGTACGGCCGGGTCGGCCACGCCCAGAAGGCGGCCCGCGCGAACCGCGACGACGAGGGGAACGTCCGCCTGCTCCGGCGACACTTCGAGTCCACCGACGACGACGTGGCCAGCCTCCACTTCCCGTCGCTCCAGCGCGGCATCTCGACGTTCGAGGAGGTCCGCACCGCGATGAACGGCGAGGACGCGACGCAGGCGACCCCGGCCGTCCGCCAGCGGGTGAACAACGGCATCCTGGAGTACATCTTCGTCCGCAACCGCGGCAACTTCCTGATTCCGCCCCGCGAGTTGCGCTCGCTGCCGACGCCGACCGGGAGCGAAACACAGTAA
- a CDS encoding nicotinate phosphoribosyltransferase, protein MFDIVSAEAIREGTATDAYFDRTVAALRHADRDPHVVAEVTADQFPDGEFELFTGVENAAELLSGLPVDVDAIPEGTLFDGGPVMRIEGTYTDFARYETSLLGFLSHASGVATSALEARRAAPDSSLLSFGARHVHPAIATMIERSALVGGFDGFSHVAAGEHLDREASGTMPHALVICFGPGEQEAAWTAFDEASPEGTPRIALCDTYTDETDESLRAAETIDLDGVRLDTTGSRRGDFRHIVREVRWKLDDAGYDDVEVFCSGGLGPDELRELRDVADGFGVGGFVSNADPIDFALDIVEVAGERGAKRGKLPGPKAVYRTADGEHLVLPADDDAPEDAESLLEPLVRDGEVVADFDVDAAAERAARDAERVGFATGTE, encoded by the coding sequence ATGTTCGACATCGTCTCCGCGGAGGCCATCCGCGAGGGGACGGCGACCGACGCCTACTTCGACCGGACCGTCGCCGCCCTCCGTCACGCCGACCGGGACCCGCACGTCGTCGCGGAAGTGACGGCCGACCAGTTCCCCGACGGCGAGTTCGAACTGTTCACCGGGGTCGAGAACGCCGCCGAACTGCTCTCGGGCCTCCCGGTCGACGTCGACGCCATCCCGGAGGGGACGCTGTTCGACGGCGGCCCCGTCATGCGCATCGAGGGCACCTACACCGACTTCGCGCGCTACGAGACGTCCCTGCTGGGGTTCCTCTCGCACGCCTCCGGCGTCGCGACGAGCGCCCTCGAAGCGCGTCGCGCGGCCCCCGACTCCTCGCTGCTCTCCTTCGGTGCGCGCCACGTCCACCCGGCCATCGCGACGATGATAGAGCGCTCGGCGCTCGTCGGCGGGTTCGACGGCTTCTCGCACGTCGCTGCGGGCGAACATCTGGACCGGGAGGCGTCGGGGACGATGCCCCACGCGCTGGTCATCTGCTTCGGCCCCGGCGAGCAAGAGGCGGCGTGGACGGCGTTCGACGAGGCGTCGCCCGAGGGGACCCCGCGAATCGCGCTCTGCGACACCTACACCGACGAGACCGACGAGTCCCTCAGAGCGGCCGAGACCATCGACCTGGACGGCGTCCGTCTCGACACCACCGGCTCCCGTCGCGGCGACTTCCGCCACATCGTCCGCGAGGTGCGCTGGAAACTCGACGACGCGGGCTACGACGACGTCGAGGTGTTCTGCTCGGGCGGCCTCGGCCCCGACGAACTCCGCGAACTACGCGACGTGGCCGACGGGTTCGGCGTCGGCGGGTTCGTCTCGAACGCCGACCCCATCGACTTCGCGCTGGACATCGTCGAGGTGGCGGGCGAGCGGGGAGCGAAACGCGGGAAACTGCCGGGTCCGAAGGCCGTCTACCGCACCGCCGACGGCGAGCACCTCGTCCTGCCGGCGGACGACGACGCCCCCGAGGACGCCGAGTCGCTGCTCGAACCGCTGGTCCGCGACGGCGAGGTGGTCGCCGACTTCGACGTCGACGCGGCCGCCGAGCGTGCCGCGAGGGACGCCGAGCGAGTCGGGTTCGCCACCGGGACCGAGTAG
- a CDS encoding glutathione S-transferase family protein — protein sequence MVNMFVDGEWRTDAYELADDDGEFDRDETSFRNWVGGEQVKDGEAPDPDAEFPIESGRYHLYVSYACPWAHRTLVTRALKGLEDAVSVDVVDPYRDDDGWQFTPEKEGCTEDSVNGFDYLREAYVAADPNYTGRVSVPVLWDKQEETIVNNESEEVMRMLDVAFDDLATRDVDLYPEGHRDDVDRAIEEIYDPINNGVYRAGFAETQAAYERAVGDLFDALDRWEEVLGEQRYLAGDVLTEADIAMFTTLVRFDDVYHTHFKCNVRKIAEYPNLWNYLCELYQLPGVADTVDMEHIREHYYTTHEDVNPKRIVAVGPDHDFLAPHDRDRLPGGPPEALRETGATADD from the coding sequence ATGGTCAACATGTTCGTCGACGGCGAGTGGCGCACCGACGCGTACGAACTGGCCGACGACGACGGCGAGTTCGACCGCGACGAGACCAGCTTCAGGAACTGGGTCGGCGGCGAGCAGGTGAAGGATGGTGAGGCCCCCGACCCGGACGCCGAGTTCCCCATCGAATCCGGTCGGTACCACCTCTACGTCTCCTACGCCTGCCCGTGGGCGCACCGGACGCTCGTCACGCGGGCGCTGAAGGGACTGGAGGACGCCGTCTCGGTGGACGTCGTCGACCCGTACCGCGACGACGACGGCTGGCAGTTCACGCCCGAGAAGGAGGGCTGTACGGAGGACTCGGTCAACGGCTTCGACTACCTGCGCGAGGCGTACGTCGCGGCGGACCCGAACTACACCGGGCGCGTGTCGGTGCCGGTGCTGTGGGACAAGCAGGAGGAGACCATCGTCAACAACGAGTCCGAGGAGGTCATGCGGATGCTCGACGTCGCGTTCGACGACCTGGCGACGCGTGACGTCGACCTCTACCCCGAGGGCCACCGCGACGACGTGGACCGGGCCATCGAGGAGATATACGACCCCATCAACAACGGCGTCTACCGGGCGGGATTCGCCGAGACGCAGGCGGCCTACGAGCGCGCGGTCGGCGACCTGTTCGACGCGCTGGACCGCTGGGAGGAGGTGCTGGGCGAACAGCGCTACCTCGCGGGCGACGTGCTCACGGAGGCCGATATCGCGATGTTCACGACGCTCGTCCGCTTCGACGACGTCTACCACACGCACTTCAAGTGCAACGTGCGGAAGATAGCCGAGTACCCGAACCTCTGGAACTACCTGTGCGAACTGTACCAGTTGCCCGGCGTCGCCGACACGGTGGACATGGAGCACATCCGCGAACACTACTACACGACGCACGAGGACGTCAACCCGAAGCGCATCGTCGCCGTCGGCCCGGACCACGACTTCCTCGCGCCCCACGACCGCGACCGACTGCCGGGCGGTCCTCCCGAAGCGCTCCGAGAGACCGGAGCGACGGCCGACGACTGA